The sequence TACGGAGAAAAATTCATCCCATCAACACCATCAATCTCAAAATGAGCAATCTTGTATCGCTGTTGCGTCCGACCAATATCGCCTCGTTTGCAGTCCAAAAAAACAGGAATGTCGGGATATTTGTGATGAATATAATCCACTATAAATCGCAAAATATTATGACCATCTGGTAATGCTTCGTAGTGCGCCTTTTGCGGTTTGAACATTGAAGCAAATGGAGCAGTAGCATCAACTATATCTCTTAACCACAACTCAACGGCGCTATTCAGATACCTTCTATCAATCCTTTTAGCATAAAGATTAGGAAGTTTCTCTACTAACGGGTCAAGTCCCACGCAAACCAAAGAACTAATTTTTTCTTGGCGTTCTGCCAACATTTCTCTGAAATTTCGCATAACACTCCTCCTTTATTTAAAAGTTAAGGAACTATTTATTTGCGATTATTCTACCAATATTGATGAATTAGTCAATGTTTTACCTTATTTTTGCCTTTAATCCTAAAACAAAAAGGCGTCCAGTTTTATTTTTTAAAACCGAACGCCTGCGCTGAAATTAATTTTTTCCAGTTAGTTCCCTCCAGTGACTTTTGGGCCGATATCTTAGAGATCCTGCTTTACATAACGGGCAATTTTCTGGACTAACTGTCCAAACTTCTTTTTCAATCAAAGCTATCGCTTTCTGTTCTCCATAATCAACTGGCAGTTTTGATGGTCTGTGAATTAGGATACCAATTTCTGGCAAAAAATTCACCGGTTCAGTATTGCCTTCCTCTACTGCTCGCCGCACTTCCTTAAATGTTCCACTAGTGGTAACAAGTTCTTCTATTTGAAGAATAGTTGCTCCAGCTGGAATAGTCATTCGCCGCCAAATCATTCTTTTGCCCTTCTGGTCAGTCGGATCTTTTTCAGTAAAGGCATGGACAGCGCCAATGGCCTTGGCTACTTCATAAGAAAAAGTAATAGCCGAATAAGGGGAACCAATAGTCCAGTCCACCTTATTTACTCCGTTCTGTTTTAGTTTCCGAACAAGTTCCTGAGCTAAATTTTCGTTTAGATATGGATATTTTAGAACTTCAGAGCAATTAAAATATCCATTACTACATAGACCCGAAGTTAATTCCGCATGCGGTTTTTTGGAATTGCCATCGTGAATCCATACTGCGTTGCATTTATCAAACCAACCAAGGATCATCTCTGGATCCATAGTGCCTTCATCCATAATTCTACCTCCCCATATCTCTTCTTACAAACATTGTTGGTCGCCATGGATATTGAATAAAAACAGAGCCAAAACTAATTGCCTTCGCGCCAATTTGCCTTAATCTTTCAATGTCCTGAAATTCCCATACACTCGGTCCAATTACCGGAATTGAAGTTAGTTCAATAATTTCCCTAAGAAATTTCCACGTAAACGGTTGAGCTACTCTCCCTGAAACGCCGCCATCGCTCAAACGAAATAACGGACTTTTTTGGTTAGGAAAAGCAGTTTTCCAAGGAACGCTGTTAATATCAATAGCTTCAACTAATCCTTTTATCCGAGGAAGAATTGCTTTAATATTATGAACAACTGAAAGTTTAAGAAAAATTGGAAATCGGCTTACTTCTTTTACTGCTTGGCATCCTTTAATAATTTTTCTAGTATTTTTCAACCAATCACTTTCGGTGTTGGGGCAAGAAGCGTTAATTTCCAAACCAACCAAGTCAAAATCATTTAATATAATGGCCATTTCGGCAAGCTCTTGAATGTTATCCGAAAGAATAGAGCCAACTATAGGAATTTTCTTCCTATCAACTTTTGGACCAATTTTTTGACGCCACCATTTAATCCCTGGATTAGTCAGTCCTGCGGCATTCACAACGCCGCCCGGCAAAAAACGAATACACCTAAACGGATTATGCCAGCGTAAATTTCCTTTTTTAGGTTTATAAGTAAGAGTTTTGATAACAACCGTGAAAAGAGACGGATCAAACAACTCAACCCATTTCAAAGACCATTCCCATGGCCATCCGGCCCCATCAAAACCTAATGCCCCGCTCGCCGCGACATACTCAAACCGATGACCATTGGAAAGTTGTATCATTTCTTCACCTCCTTTTCAATATTCAAAAGTTAAGGAACTATTTATTTGCGATTATTCTACCAACATTGACGAATTAGTCAATCCCAAAACAACCGCTTGGGCGATTCTATCGCTGATAATTGATTTTTCGCTTGGGATGACTTTAAATTTTTTAATATCAGACAAGTTGATTTTATTTTTCTTCAAAAATTTATCCAATTCAACCAAAAGCGTTTCGCTTAATTGATAAAGGCCGTCCCATTTATGGACGGCGATTTGCTTTTTACCCAGTTTAAGAACCAAGCAAAGTTTTTCTCCTGACAAATCAATAATTAAAGTCATTTCTCTTTTCTTTTTTTTTCTAATTCCCTAATACCATTTTCGCTAAAGCCAAAATGATGAGCGATTTCGTGCCAGACAGTATTTTTTACTAAATCAATTATTTCTTTTTCGGACTTGGCCGATTTTTCTATTGGTTTCTGAAAAATACTGATTTTATCTGGCAAAATATTGCCAAAACCCCTGCCCCATGCTGTCTGCGGCACTCCGTGATATAATCCAAAAAGAGAGTTTGCGGATTTAAGTCCAAGATCTCGCATTTGCTCTGGAGACGCGCTTGGCTCCACAACAATCTCCACATTATCCATTTTTTGACGGATATGCTCTGGTATTTCCAAAATCGCTTTTTCGACTAATTTATTAAAATCATCTGTTCGCATACTATTAGGAAAAAATCTTAAACTTTGATCTTAAAAACCTTATTCCTTCGCTGAAAACCGCTTATCATTTTAACATCATCGCGCGAAACACCAAAATACTCCGCTAAAGCGTTCGCGACCGCCCGATTTGCCATCCCCTTAATCGGTTTCTCCTTAACCCAAATCTCAAAACTATCTTCAGATTTTTTAATAATTTCCTTCTTCCCCGCCGAAGGAAAAACCTTAACTTTAATAAGCATATAAATTTTCTATTTTTTGTGTATTATACACCGATACTTAATGAGCGCGCAATCTTGACAATTTATATAATATATACTATCATACCATTAGCACTTTAAAATATTAAACAAAAGGAGGAGGAAGAAATGAAAAAATCAATCGGTATCGCGGCAATGATGGTTGTGGTTTTGTTGTTTATCGCTCAAACGGCGCAAGCAATTCAACCTAATAACCTGCAAAACGCGGTCTTATCTTATCTTGACCAACCAGATTTTGCTGGAAAGGAGTTTTGGCAAAAACTAAGCAACACTAAAACAGAGATTGAAATGATAGATTTTTCTGAAGGAAATATTTATCTTTCAATTGACACTAATGATTACAGCAAAAAAATACTTGATTTAATCTGTATAAACCCTAAACAGATTGAATTCGGCAAAACAGAACAGGCCGACAGATATTTTTTCCGTTTGCCGATTGATAATCTTAAAATAGATTTATCAAAAAAGGTAAGATATCAATTTGGCAAAATCACTTATGATATTTCTATCCCTGAACTTTACGCCTTCATTTCCAACAGAAGCGTTTATGGCGGATACCTGAATGTTTTAAGAAGTATTGAAAATAACACTATTGCTATCTTTTTTAATCATGGCGCTTTTGTCGCTAAAAAAGGAGAAGTGTCATTGGAAAAACTGGCTTCCCGCATTACAGCTGGCGCAACCAGCAAAGAAGCCAAGGCCCAAAAACTGCTTGATTTTGTCACTGCGGAAATTGAATACGATTACGCGGAGGCATTGTCTAGCGCGGAAACGCTTAAAAGACCGAATGAAACTCTGATGACTAAACGGTCTGATTGTAGCGGCAAGGTTATTCTATACGCTTCATTATTAGAGCAAGCGGATATTGATTATCGATTGCTCTACATAGGCGACTCGTCGGTTGATCACATATCTGTGGCTGTTGAAGGCAGTTATCCTAATTCAAACAACCTTGAGTTTGAATTAGGAACAAAGAAATATAGTGTCGCCGAAACCACCATTGAAGAATTTAAAATCGGCAGAAGTATACCAGCGACCGTATTTGGTCATAAAATACGCCTATCTTATATTAAGTATATCCAAAAGCCGGGAAAGGATTCTAAAATCCTTGATGTAAAAACCGGCGAACCGTTGGAGTTCTATTAACAAAAACAAAGAGAGCTTAACCAGCTCTCTTTTTCATTTAAAATTATCCGCGTCAATTTCAATCCAATCGCGCGCATTCATATCCCATTTGAAGGCCGTCATCCTGCTTGTTTTTTCGTCCTTACTATAAACATATTCTTCCCCTGAACCTGAACCGATGCGGCGAGAAAAAAATGTTTTTTTATCAAGCACAACTGGTTTTGTCGTAAACTCTAACTTAACCCTGCCGATCGGGCTTTTAAAGGTAATATGTTCAACATCCACTCCCCCGCGTTCGTCCAAATGCTCGTTCCCAAAATCTTCCACCTCAAACTTATCCTTAATATCACCCACTAAATTTTCCCATTTTTCAGGCAACATATTTTTATTTTGATAATTCTTCTTTCGCCGCTTCCTCTCGATAGGCGCAATAATCGCATTCGCTGTTTGCCAAAGGAATTTTATTATTCATCATACACTTATGGGCGTCAACAATCGCTTTTTCCACCCAAAAATCATCACCCTTATACGGAATAATTTTCACATCAAATTCTAATTTCCCATCAAACGCTTTTACATCTTTTTTACCATTACAATAAACAAAATATCCCGTGTCTGAAATTTTCAAATCGTTTCGCCGTAAAAGCCATTGATAAATTTCCATCTGCCTCTTATATCCGTCCTGCCATTCCGCGTCTAAATTAACATCGCCATCCTTACTCGTCGCCTTATAGTCCACAACATAAACAATTTTTTCTTTATCAACCCATAAATCATCAACCGCTCCGGTAATAATTAAATTGGTCGGTTCATGAAAATATTGAACGCCCTTAAAATTTTCTCTCCATTCATTCAATTTTGGATGACTAAAAGGAATTAAATTCAAACAATATTCCTCCATAAAAGGATGCGCTTTATTCTCCGCCCGATGAATATCAAATTCTTTTTTAAGCAAAAAGTCCACCGCCGAGTTTAAACTAAAAGGATAACCGGGCGGCCTGCCGACGCCCAATCGCCGGTCAAGATAAAAACAGCGCGGACAAGACAAAAACAAGTCAATCTTTGAACGGCTTAATTTGAAAATATCCTTTGATTCCGGGTCAAAAAGATTATATTTTCTCTTTGGGTTATAGTATTGCGACATAATTACATCTTAAACATTTTCCGCGCGGCG is a genomic window of Patescibacteria group bacterium containing:
- a CDS encoding DUF167 domain-containing protein — its product is MLIKVKVFPSAGKKEIIKKSEDSFEIWVKEKPIKGMANRAVANALAEYFGVSRDDVKMISGFQRRNKVFKIKV
- a CDS encoding metallopeptidase family protein, giving the protein MRTDDFNKLVEKAILEIPEHIRQKMDNVEIVVEPSASPEQMRDLGLKSANSLFGLYHGVPQTAWGRGFGNILPDKISIFQKPIEKSAKSEKEIIDLVKNTVWHEIAHHFGFSENGIRELEKKRKEK
- a CDS encoding PD-(D/E)XK nuclease family protein, with the protein product MSQYYNPKRKYNLFDPESKDIFKLSRSKIDLFLSCPRCFYLDRRLGVGRPPGYPFSLNSAVDFLLKKEFDIHRAENKAHPFMEEYCLNLIPFSHPKLNEWRENFKGVQYFHEPTNLIITGAVDDLWVDKEKIVYVVDYKATSKDGDVNLDAEWQDGYKRQMEIYQWLLRRNDLKISDTGYFVYCNGKKDVKAFDGKLEFDVKIIPYKGDDFWVEKAIVDAHKCMMNNKIPLANSECDYCAYREEAAKEELSK
- a CDS encoding transglutaminase-like domain-containing protein, which codes for MKKSIGIAAMMVVVLLFIAQTAQAIQPNNLQNAVLSYLDQPDFAGKEFWQKLSNTKTEIEMIDFSEGNIYLSIDTNDYSKKILDLICINPKQIEFGKTEQADRYFFRLPIDNLKIDLSKKVRYQFGKITYDISIPELYAFISNRSVYGGYLNVLRSIENNTIAIFFNHGAFVAKKGEVSLEKLASRITAGATSKEAKAQKLLDFVTAEIEYDYAEALSSAETLKRPNETLMTKRSDCSGKVILYASLLEQADIDYRLLYIGDSSVDHISVAVEGSYPNSNNLEFELGTKKYSVAETTIEEFKIGRSIPATVFGHKIRLSYIKYIQKPGKDSKILDVKTGEPLEFY